One region of Vallitalea okinawensis genomic DNA includes:
- a CDS encoding aldo/keto reductase, translated as MQPLGEKVILNNGVKMPSFGLGTFKVTDEKECIQAVSYALDIGYRHIDTASIYGNELAVGKGIKESSVKREDIFLVSKLWNSDQGYDSTLRAFEKTLKKLDTDYLDMYLIHWPKPFNIETWKAMERLYDEKVIKVLGVSNFKMYHLEDLMAYTNIKPAVNQVEYHPWFIQKEVHEFCQLHKIQLEAWGPLMQGKIFDIPLMKELSEKYNKTIAQIALRWDLQMGVVTIPKSTRPERIKSNAEIYDFVISDEDMKRIGELNISKRIGPDPDSINF; from the coding sequence ATGCAACCATTAGGTGAGAAAGTAATACTTAATAATGGGGTGAAAATGCCAAGTTTTGGGTTAGGAACCTTCAAAGTAACAGATGAAAAAGAGTGTATTCAAGCTGTTAGTTATGCTTTAGATATAGGTTATAGACACATTGATACTGCATCAATCTATGGTAATGAGTTAGCAGTTGGTAAGGGTATAAAAGAAAGTTCAGTAAAAAGAGAAGATATTTTTTTGGTAAGTAAATTATGGAACAGTGATCAAGGGTACGACTCTACATTAAGAGCTTTTGAAAAGACACTGAAGAAATTAGATACGGATTATCTTGATATGTACTTAATTCATTGGCCCAAACCTTTTAATATTGAAACTTGGAAAGCTATGGAGAGATTATACGATGAAAAAGTTATTAAGGTTCTTGGCGTAAGTAACTTTAAAATGTATCATCTTGAGGATTTAATGGCTTATACAAATATCAAACCTGCTGTTAATCAAGTTGAATATCATCCTTGGTTTATTCAAAAGGAAGTTCATGAGTTCTGTCAACTTCATAAAATTCAGCTTGAAGCCTGGGGACCATTGATGCAAGGGAAGATTTTTGACATTCCATTGATGAAAGAGTTATCTGAAAAATATAATAAGACCATAGCACAAATAGCTTTGCGGTGGGATTTACAAATGGGTGTTGTAACAATACCTAAATCTACAAGACCTGAACGTATTAAGTCTAATGCAGAGATATATGATTTTGTAATAAGTGATGAGGATATGAAACGTATAGGAGAATTAAATATTAGTAAGAGAATTGGACCAGATCCAGATAGTATTAATTTTTAG
- a CDS encoding putative signal transducing protein, which produces MEDKKVLMTVSDMNEANIIKARLESFGIPTVVLTKSPGDAGHVYMNKSISGYDVIIRESDYVEAKNIIDMQYNEEELNHIIDALNLQEDDSEHKAMFDRRKKFMVWILIFVFGIPILFYLFTQLHMFAELFTK; this is translated from the coding sequence ATGGAAGATAAAAAAGTGTTAATGACTGTATCGGATATGAATGAAGCCAATATCATAAAAGCTCGATTAGAGTCCTTTGGTATACCAACTGTGGTTTTAACGAAGAGCCCGGGGGATGCAGGACATGTTTATATGAATAAATCCATCTCTGGCTATGATGTTATTATTCGTGAATCTGATTATGTAGAAGCAAAAAACATCATTGATATGCAATACAATGAAGAGGAATTGAATCATATTATTGATGCATTGAATTTACAAGAAGATGACTCAGAGCATAAGGCTATGTTTGATAGAAGAAAGAAATTCATGGTATGGATACTGATCTTTGTTTTTGGTATTCCAATTCTCTTTTACTTATTCACACAACTCCATATGTTCGCGGAGTTGTTTACGAAGTAG
- a CDS encoding AraC family transcriptional regulator: MVFFDYSDQELSIIKKNLNKIIFDDVVINDAKIKILGIHFNYFEGELYIKKHRHSFFEYSYAIRNNMTITANSKEFRVKEGQFYMLPKGVYHTHHVAENCTYNAISIRWEFSRSEKKDIHKNWFRKINNFEKASSRPVSDNGQVHLAIKNLLELARNNQTELELKLSFCQLLLSILNFYMNDDSQSNIEEDHLTVDHNVVNMALDFIDTNYQTINVHDVADSVYLSYSHLSRLFNKYIHKTINTCITEAKLKQAQILLMTTNKTITQIAWEVGFKNENYFSKVFRNYYGLLPRDMQKNKTELNE; this comes from the coding sequence ATGGTATTCTTTGATTACAGTGATCAAGAGCTATCTATAATAAAGAAAAATCTAAATAAAATTATTTTTGATGATGTGGTTATTAATGACGCTAAGATAAAAATATTAGGTATTCACTTTAACTATTTTGAGGGAGAGCTCTACATTAAAAAGCATCGCCATTCCTTTTTTGAATACAGTTATGCAATAAGAAATAATATGACTATTACGGCTAATAGCAAAGAATTTCGAGTTAAGGAAGGTCAGTTTTATATGCTGCCCAAAGGTGTTTATCATACACATCATGTAGCTGAAAATTGCACTTATAATGCTATATCTATCCGATGGGAATTCAGTCGAAGTGAAAAAAAAGATATCCATAAAAATTGGTTTAGAAAAATCAATAATTTTGAAAAAGCATCCTCAAGACCTGTATCGGACAATGGTCAAGTTCATCTTGCCATTAAGAATTTATTAGAATTGGCTAGAAATAATCAAACTGAACTTGAGTTGAAACTCAGTTTCTGCCAGCTGTTATTAAGTATACTTAATTTTTACATGAATGACGACTCTCAATCCAACATAGAAGAAGATCACTTAACGGTTGATCATAACGTAGTGAATATGGCTTTAGATTTTATCGATACTAATTATCAAACCATTAATGTTCATGACGTAGCCGATTCCGTCTATTTAAGCTATAGCCATTTATCCCGATTATTTAATAAGTATATCCATAAGACTATCAATACGTGCATAACGGAAGCAAAATTGAAACAAGCCCAAATTTTATTAATGACTACTAATAAAACAATAACTCAAATAGCTTGGGAAGTAGGCTTTAAGAATGAAAATTATTTTTCCAAAGTTTTTAGAAATTATTATGGTCTATTGCCACGAGATATGCAAAAAAATAAAACTGAATTAAATGAGTAG
- a CDS encoding serine hydrolase domain-containing protein yields the protein MKELVNILDNKYEDESFSGVVVIHQDNKEIFSMAGGYANRSFKVPNQVETRFRIASVGKMFTAVAVLQLIEKGLINLETKVRDYLQLEDTKISKDVTIRHLLNHSSGIADYCEEADGDEAWELLWKERPIYHVRVLKDYLELFKDKSANFPPGEKFKYCNAGYVLLGLVIEKAAQMDYFEYVRKNIFEVLQMKDTDFIHLDHVVENVAEGYELMDHGWERNIYTATPGPGPDGGATSTAKDLLVFIKALQKGQLINEELTNMMLSPQIIDEEGDGFKGYKWRYGFANYILLDEEDRVVRGGHTGEEYGVSCRIYYYPEKNIDVAIVGNIGFCAGKLGWEIHDCIMNK from the coding sequence ATGAAAGAACTAGTCAATATATTAGATAATAAATATGAAGATGAAAGTTTTAGTGGCGTGGTGGTTATTCACCAAGATAATAAGGAAATCTTTAGTATGGCTGGGGGTTATGCTAACCGCAGTTTTAAGGTTCCTAATCAAGTAGAGACTCGATTTCGAATTGCTTCAGTAGGTAAGATGTTTACAGCTGTAGCAGTTTTACAATTAATCGAAAAGGGTCTTATTAACCTTGAAACAAAAGTTAGGGATTATCTTCAGTTAGAGGATACTAAGATATCAAAAGATGTTACCATTAGGCATCTTCTTAACCATAGTTCAGGTATAGCAGATTACTGTGAAGAAGCTGATGGGGATGAAGCTTGGGAGCTTCTTTGGAAAGAGCGACCTATTTATCATGTTAGAGTCTTAAAGGATTATTTGGAACTCTTTAAGGATAAATCAGCGAATTTTCCGCCAGGTGAGAAGTTTAAATACTGTAATGCAGGTTATGTCTTACTGGGGTTAGTGATCGAGAAAGCAGCCCAAATGGACTATTTTGAGTATGTTAGAAAGAATATTTTTGAGGTTCTTCAAATGAAGGACACTGATTTTATACATTTGGATCATGTTGTAGAAAATGTTGCAGAAGGTTATGAATTAATGGACCATGGGTGGGAACGTAATATTTATACTGCTACGCCTGGACCAGGACCTGATGGAGGAGCTACATCAACAGCAAAAGATTTATTAGTCTTTATTAAAGCACTACAAAAAGGTCAACTGATTAATGAGGAATTGACAAATATGATGCTATCACCACAAATAATTGATGAAGAAGGTGACGGTTTTAAAGGCTACAAATGGCGTTATGGATTTGCTAATTATATCCTTTTAGATGAGGAAGATAGAGTAGTCAGAGGTGGGCATACTGGTGAAGAATACGGTGTTAGTTGTCGTATCTATTATTACCCTGAGAAAAACATAGATGTAGCCATAGTAGGTAACATAGGATTTTGTGCTGGGAAATTAGGCTGGGAGATTCATGATTGCATTATGAATAAATAA
- a CDS encoding MATE family efflux transporter → MTIKGHKNLIKEVLQMGLPLVLNTLTATIITLVDQAMVGHISIEAFGAVGLIGAVINSITGVLGMSAVAFNIQGAKLKGEKDEQGLNHLFWVSITISLLCGLTSFGICFIFGESIIEVLFGISETLLIKATSYLSIFSLSIGLNMLIFTFSAFLKIMNRTKYIFLGNLVASLCNLILDYILIFGKFGLEPLGVRGAGIASIVSISINLLIMIPAIKRTGIIQNACSSIKVFLVYLKSLFHIAPALMAQELMEYTFFTIVLNRILASNGVVALSTYSLLFNVFSLQLMPMYAFGSVAMTKVSEHRKDITLVKVIPKICLAISISIGLILGMLIVWQQNLILQLFTDDSSLVENASDYLILACSVYGLTNLQHIYQAGLQGIGDEKWVFIGTTVSSLLTIVVIRLLSCFPSEVLTSVYLGLMFNQILLLIIMKKRFYRHVNGMMSRMMTI, encoded by the coding sequence GTGACCATAAAAGGCCACAAAAATTTAATAAAAGAAGTTTTACAGATGGGATTGCCTCTGGTTCTTAATACTTTAACAGCAACGATTATTACCTTAGTTGATCAAGCGATGGTTGGACATATATCCATTGAAGCTTTTGGAGCAGTGGGATTAATTGGAGCAGTCATCAATAGCATAACGGGTGTACTAGGGATGAGCGCTGTTGCCTTTAACATACAAGGAGCCAAATTAAAGGGTGAGAAGGATGAGCAAGGTCTTAATCATCTCTTTTGGGTTAGTATTACCATAAGTTTACTCTGTGGATTAACGAGCTTTGGTATATGTTTTATATTTGGAGAAAGCATCATTGAAGTATTGTTTGGAATATCTGAGACATTACTGATTAAAGCCACATCCTATCTATCTATTTTTTCCTTGTCAATAGGTTTGAATATGCTTATCTTCACTTTCTCAGCTTTTCTAAAGATTATGAACAGAACCAAGTATATTTTCTTGGGTAATTTAGTAGCTAGTTTATGTAATCTAATTTTAGACTATATCTTGATATTTGGGAAGTTTGGTCTAGAGCCTTTAGGTGTTAGGGGTGCTGGTATAGCGTCTATTGTATCAATCAGTATCAACTTGCTAATCATGATTCCAGCCATTAAGCGTACTGGGATTATTCAAAATGCTTGCAGTAGTATAAAGGTATTCCTGGTGTATCTTAAAAGTCTTTTCCATATAGCACCAGCATTGATGGCTCAAGAGTTGATGGAGTACACCTTTTTTACCATCGTTTTGAACAGAATATTAGCCTCAAATGGTGTAGTGGCTTTATCAACCTATTCATTATTATTCAATGTATTCAGCCTTCAATTAATGCCCATGTATGCCTTCGGCTCTGTAGCTATGACAAAAGTAAGTGAACATAGAAAAGATATTACTTTGGTCAAGGTGATTCCCAAAATTTGCTTAGCTATATCAATTAGCATAGGACTAATCCTTGGTATGTTGATTGTATGGCAGCAAAATCTTATCCTGCAGCTTTTTACTGACGATAGTAGCTTGGTGGAGAATGCCTCAGATTATTTAATATTAGCTTGTTCAGTTTATGGATTAACAAACTTACAGCATATCTATCAGGCTGGATTACAAGGTATAGGTGATGAGAAATGGGTTTTCATTGGAACGACGGTGAGTAGTTTATTGACCATTGTAGTTATTCGATTATTGAGTTGTTTCCCAAGTGAAGTGCTGACCAGTGTCTATTTAGGATTAATGTTTAATCAGATTCTTTTATTGATCATCATGAAGAAACGTTTTTATCGTCATGTAAATGGGATGATGAGTAGAATGATGACGATATAA